In Neokomagataea tanensis, one genomic interval encodes:
- a CDS encoding DUF2946 family protein produces MSILVGLSGQLTLQTQSLPDESPKATLERLTGVRIGPQASPMAAHCMANMALTSMRQGHQQHTNSCPLCPLLHLPAIILGLAIIALLISLLQFATTYAPPAQQNSPARSPAFLPPSTGPPTFA; encoded by the coding sequence TTGAGCATCTTGGTCGGGCTTAGCGGCCAATTAACGCTTCAGACGCAATCCTTACCTGACGAGTCACCAAAAGCCACCCTTGAGCGCTTGACTGGTGTACGTATTGGACCCCAAGCATCGCCCATGGCTGCGCACTGCATGGCTAACATGGCGCTCACATCCATGCGCCAAGGCCATCAACAACACACTAATTCCTGCCCTTTGTGCCCATTATTGCATTTACCAGCAATTATCCTCGGGTTGGCGATCATCGCCTTACTCATCTCCCTTTTACAATTTGCCACAACCTACGCACCACCAGCGCAACAAAATAGCCCCGCCCGCTCTCCGGCATTTCTTCCACCGTCAACGGGGCCGCCGACCTTCGCCTGA
- a CDS encoding DUF2076 domain-containing protein — translation MNNEERELISRFVARVGGGAQGQQGGAFGSFGQQQTPALPPVDPEADQFIADNFQRYPEARYRVTQMAVVQEAALAQAQNRIRQLEFQLQQAQAQLSQAQQRGNSGSGGFFGGLFGGGARQQNAAPPPGWGAQAPQQMPPQQQYGYPPGYQQGMFQRGGSGFLGSALTTAAGVAGGMMAADALEGLFSDHHHGGGWGQDGGGFGGGETIINNNYGDSGQDPFGGSGTDASGGFSDSDFGGGDFGGNNFDDSF, via the coding sequence ATGAACAATGAAGAACGTGAGCTGATTTCTCGCTTTGTTGCACGTGTTGGTGGTGGAGCGCAGGGGCAGCAAGGCGGTGCCTTTGGATCTTTCGGTCAGCAGCAGACACCCGCTTTGCCTCCAGTTGACCCAGAGGCAGATCAGTTTATTGCCGATAATTTCCAACGCTACCCCGAAGCGAGATACCGCGTTACGCAGATGGCGGTTGTGCAGGAAGCCGCTCTAGCGCAAGCGCAAAACCGTATCCGCCAGCTGGAATTCCAGTTGCAACAGGCTCAGGCACAACTTTCGCAGGCACAACAGCGCGGCAACTCTGGCAGTGGCGGCTTCTTCGGTGGGCTTTTTGGTGGCGGTGCGCGCCAGCAAAATGCAGCTCCCCCGCCGGGCTGGGGGGCGCAGGCACCGCAGCAAATGCCGCCTCAACAGCAATACGGTTATCCGCCGGGCTATCAGCAAGGAATGTTCCAGCGTGGTGGATCGGGCTTTTTGGGCTCTGCTCTTACCACGGCGGCAGGTGTTGCTGGCGGTATGATGGCGGCTGATGCGCTGGAAGGCTTGTTCAGTGATCACCACCATGGCGGCGGCTGGGGCCAAGATGGTGGCGGCTTCGGCGGCGGCGAAACAATCATCAACAATAACTACGGCGACTCTGGACAGGATCCGTTTGGTGGTTCCGGGACGGACGCAAGCGGCGGGTTTTCAGACTCTGATTTTGGCGGCGGTGATTTCGGCGGCAATAACTTCGATGACAGTTTCTAG
- a CDS encoding FAD-dependent oxidoreductase has product MSGSVENAQKFHDVAAFADLENGKIQSFSIEGQSLILVRDGETVHALEGKCPHKNAPMEQGAFCHTETGEGVVVCPWHKAVFDVADGRLREPVALDPLQYFPVIVREGRVKVSLKAAERETPQKLNGDEHVLILGAGAAGVTAAVTLRQEGFAGTITMVTEEKDLPYDRTALSKTVLLSDDASARAPVLREEDYYKTHDINVVHAKLRSFDPATKMAVLANDVELFGDHVLIATGSLPRHLGIPGEDLEGVFALHRERDAELIAAKVKDDQAVTIVGAGFVGLEVASLLRQRGVGVTIVTPSEIPLERHLGREIGLRLRQLHEDNGVAFVTDAHVVEIYGKGRAEGIKLSDGMRLPAAFILMGAGVVPAAETIEGLDRDSEGAIVVDQAMEAAPGVYAAGDVSALRYEGKTYRIEHWRHAQAQGRQAALSMLGQGGRLPVPWFWTQQFGKKIEVLGWGEAFDSVRLVGDIKGFHFLATYMQGDRPVALAGAGHAAELARAAVDFEGFLKADAQN; this is encoded by the coding sequence ATGTCTGGTTCTGTCGAGAATGCGCAAAAATTCCATGATGTCGCGGCGTTCGCCGATCTGGAAAATGGCAAAATCCAATCATTTTCGATCGAAGGGCAAAGTTTGATCTTGGTAAGGGACGGTGAGACAGTCCACGCCTTGGAAGGAAAATGCCCCCATAAGAATGCTCCTATGGAGCAAGGTGCTTTCTGCCACACCGAGACAGGGGAAGGGGTAGTCGTGTGCCCTTGGCATAAGGCTGTTTTCGACGTTGCAGATGGGCGTTTGCGGGAGCCTGTTGCGCTTGATCCGCTACAATATTTTCCGGTTATTGTGCGTGAGGGGCGGGTAAAGGTTAGTTTGAAAGCCGCAGAAAGAGAAACTCCTCAAAAACTTAACGGTGATGAGCATGTCTTGATTTTGGGGGCAGGCGCTGCAGGCGTGACAGCTGCGGTAACGTTAAGGCAGGAAGGTTTTGCAGGCACTATTACGATGGTGACTGAAGAAAAAGACCTACCCTATGACCGCACTGCTTTGAGCAAGACCGTACTGCTCAGTGATGATGCTTCCGCTCGCGCACCAGTATTGAGGGAAGAAGATTATTATAAAACGCACGATATTAATGTCGTACACGCAAAGCTGCGCTCTTTCGATCCGGCTACAAAAATGGCCGTGCTAGCGAATGATGTAGAGCTTTTTGGGGACCATGTCTTGATTGCGACAGGTTCACTCCCGCGGCATTTGGGTATTCCGGGTGAAGATTTAGAAGGTGTCTTTGCTTTGCATCGTGAGCGTGATGCAGAGTTAATTGCTGCGAAAGTAAAAGACGACCAGGCTGTAACGATTGTCGGTGCTGGTTTTGTCGGGCTTGAAGTCGCATCTTTGCTCAGGCAGCGCGGTGTTGGCGTTACTATTGTCACACCTTCGGAAATTCCCCTTGAGCGCCATTTGGGGCGTGAAATCGGTCTGCGCTTGCGTCAGTTGCATGAAGATAATGGCGTGGCATTTGTGACGGACGCGCATGTTGTCGAAATTTACGGGAAAGGGCGCGCTGAGGGCATAAAACTCAGCGATGGAATGCGCCTCCCGGCGGCATTCATCTTGATGGGCGCAGGCGTTGTTCCTGCAGCCGAAACGATAGAAGGGCTGGACAGAGATTCTGAGGGAGCAATCGTGGTGGATCAAGCCATGGAAGCCGCGCCTGGAGTGTATGCCGCTGGAGATGTCTCAGCTTTGCGCTATGAGGGAAAGACATATCGTATAGAGCATTGGCGCCATGCTCAGGCTCAGGGACGGCAAGCGGCGCTGTCAATGTTGGGGCAAGGGGGGCGCTTGCCTGTGCCATGGTTTTGGACGCAGCAATTTGGCAAGAAAATTGAGGTCTTGGGCTGGGGTGAGGCTTTTGACTCTGTCCGCCTTGTTGGGGACATAAAAGGTTTTCATTTCTTGGCGACTTACATGCAGGGGGACCGACCGGTCGCATTAGCCGGTGCAGGGCACGCAGCTGAATTGGCTCGGGCTGCGGTGGATTTTGAGGGTTTTTTGAAAGCTGATGCCCAAAACTAG